In Populus alba chromosome 1, ASM523922v2, whole genome shotgun sequence, a single window of DNA contains:
- the LOC118033966 gene encoding protein BRANCHLESS TRICHOME has product MEEVKVMMVGSLHHSMNESSPQDPITTTTCTSWKLYENPFYNSQHNIQHQHQQHCQDFARAQILDLKAELEYERKARKKLETMSKRLAKELAEERRGREALERVCEELAREISCDKEEIDHMKREMEEERKMLRMAEVLREERVQMKLAEARMLFEEKLFELGGTTTQPELHHNSASRMEQKYQEDKEAEISTPFKAAAILSSKLNRLVLSENSCYDNSGADSKESTRVILSEMSSFNDKSRSISSMAIQRSRASPEPENPHIKRGIKGFVEFPRVIRAIGSKNRHWGTKLECQKAQLRILLKQKSPIRSNNLIIS; this is encoded by the exons ATGGAAGAAGTGAAGGTGATGATGGTGGGCAGCCTACACCATTCCATGAATGAATCCAGTCCTCAAGAccccatcaccaccaccacttgCACAAGCTGGAAATTGTACGAGAATCCATTTTATAATTCACAACATAATATCCAGCATCAACACCAACAACATTGTCAAG ATTTCGCTCGAGCACAGATCCTGGACTTGAAAGCTGAGCTTGAATATGAACGCAAGGCACGTAAGAAGCTGGAGACTATGAGTAAGAGATTGGCTAAAGAACTGGCTgaagagagaagaggaagagaagcACTTGAGAGAGTTTGTGAAGAGCTTGCTAGAGAAATTTCTTGTGATAAGGAGGAGATTGACCACATGAAGAGAGAAATGGAGGAGGAAAGAAAGATGCTAAGAATGGCTGAGGTATTAAGAGAAGAGAGAGTTCAAATGAAGCTCGCCGAGGCGAGAATGCTCTTTGAAGAGAAGTTGTTCGAATTGGGAGGAACAACTACACAGCCAGAACTACATCACAATTCAGCTTCCAGGATGGAACAGAAGTATCAAGAAGATAAAGAAGCTGAAATATCAACTCCTTTCAAGGCCGCAGCTATTTTGTCAAGCAAGCTAAACAGGTTAGTTTTGAGTGAAAATTCCTGTTACGACAACAGTGGTGCTGATTCAAAGGAATCAACAAGGGTGATCTTGAGTGAAATGTCATCATTCAATGACAAATCTCGAAGCATTTCATCAATGGCAATTCAGAGAAGTAGAGCGTCACCAGAGCCTGAGAATCCTCACATCAAGAGAGGGATCAAAGGCTTTGTTGAATTCCCAAGAGTGATTCGAGCAATAGGATCCAAAAACAGGCATTGGGGTACGAAGCTGGAGTGTCAAAAGGCACAGCTAAGGAttcttttgaaacaaaaaagccCCATCAGATCCAACAATCttattatttcataa
- the LOC118033965 gene encoding growth-regulating factor 8 isoform X2 codes for MQDNLESCSGSSKRSVTAMSCDHEPVAHELSSSPCRGGGGGGRGPLFYSTSNHVTCLGDINDVVASVSASGTGTPDAIAESKSLQSPYFTSDSSLFTFNSSGEMTPSVNERVLFTAAQWQELERQTTIYKYMMASVPVPPELLIPITKNQSNVLPPQSNSSLELGIPSLNSSDPEPWRCKRTDGKKWRCSRDVAPDQKYCERHSHKSRPRSRKPVELHTHDSPRTLTNNNTNTNNNNYSTNPHLFNQKPYFPSHLFMLSSAMAPSASSYDDQPRSLEWLLKGEILPVASNYSQEWQHLKRDSIKGNGKVYNFYREEQALCSNTYRGGHSLQAQSLNDHCSVLSSPKSTTLERALSPSLTQEQETRHFIDTWSTNSGRDDIGGIGKKSYVSSSEKLVLPHSALTLSMSSGTGSETNNEGNGSAQLSSFGIMGSSDRDHQSASGLRPQWMTGHGGSWMVSPPGGPLAEALCLGISSNAKTASNLPSPCSSSCGPDVSKNQPL; via the exons ATGCAAGATAACCTGGAATCTTGTAGTGGTAGTAGTAAGAGATCAGTGACGGCGATGTCTTGTGATCATGAACCAGTAGCTCATGAGTTATCATCTTCTCCTTGtagaggtggtggtggtggaggtagGGGGCCACTGTTTTATAGCACAAGCAACCATGTTACTTGTCTTGGTGATATAAACGACGTTGTAGCTTCCGTCTCTGCTTCTGGGACTGGTACTCCTGATGCAATAGCAGAGTCAAAATCGTTGCAGTCCCCCTATTTTACCTCAGATTCTTCTCTTTTTACCTTCAATTCCTCTG GAGAAATGACACCATCTGTGAATGAGAGAGTGCTTTTTACAGCTGCTCAGTGGCAAGAACTTGAAAGACAAACCACGATTTACAAGTACATGATGGCTTCTGTTCCTGTCCCTCCTGAACTACTTATACccatcaccaaaaatcaatcaaatgtcCTTCCTCCACAGTCTAACA GTTCACTAGAACTGGGAATTCCTAGCCTGAACTCATCAGATCCAGAACCATGGAGATGCAAAAGAACTGATGGGAAAAAATGGAGGTGTTCAAGAGATGTGGCACCTGACCAGAAATACTGTGAGAGGCACTCTCATAAGAGCCGTCCCCGTTCAAGAAAGCCTGTGGAATTACACACTCATGACTCCCCGAGGACATTGACCAACAATAACACTAACACCAACAATAACAATTACTCCACTAATCCACACCTGTTTAATCAAAAACCTTACTTTCCAAGCCATTTATTTATGCTTTCTAGTGCCATGGCCCCTTCTGCCAGCTCATATGATGATCAGCCCAG GAGCTTGGAATGGCTCTTGAAAGGTGAGATTTTACCCGTTGCCAGTAATTACAGCCAAGAATGGCAGCATTTGAAGAGAGACAGCATCAAGGGTAATGGCAAAGTGTACAACTTTTATAGAGAAGAGCAGGCGCTTTGCTCAAATACATATAGAGGTGGCCATTCATTACAAGCTCAGAGTCTAAATGATCATTGCAGCGTGTTATCAAGTCCCAAATCAACTACTTTGGAGAGGGCTTTAAGTCCTAGCCTGACTCAAGAACAAGAGACAAGGCACTTCATTGATACCTGGTCAACTAATTCAGGGAGAGACGACATTGGTGGGATTGGTAAAAAAAGTTACGTTTCTTCAAGTGAGAAGTTAGTACTGCCACATTCAGCTCTTACATTGTCAATGTCATCTGGCACTGGAAGTGAAACTAATAATGAAGGAAATGGGAGTGCTCAACTGAGTAGTTTTGGGATCATGGGATCATCAGATAGAGATCATCAGAGTGCGAGTGGATTGAGACCTCAGTGGATGACGGGTCATGGTGGTTCATGGATGGTATCACCACCTGGTGGACCATTAGCTGAAGCCTTGTGTCTTGGCATTTCCAGCAATGCAAAAACTGCTTCCAATTTACCATCCCCTTGCAGCAGTAGCTGTGGCCCCGATGTCAGCAAAAACCAACCGCTATAG
- the LOC118033965 gene encoding growth-regulating factor 8 isoform X1 produces MQDNLESCSGSSKRSVTAMSCDHEPVAHELSSSPCRGGGGGGRGPLFYSTSNHVTCLGDINDVVASVSASGTGTPDAIAESKSLQSPYFTSDSSLFTFNSSGEMTPSVNERVLFTAAQWQELERQTTIYKYMMASVPVPPELLIPITKNQSNVLPPQSNMLTGSLELGIPSLNSSDPEPWRCKRTDGKKWRCSRDVAPDQKYCERHSHKSRPRSRKPVELHTHDSPRTLTNNNTNTNNNNYSTNPHLFNQKPYFPSHLFMLSSAMAPSASSYDDQPRSLEWLLKGEILPVASNYSQEWQHLKRDSIKGNGKVYNFYREEQALCSNTYRGGHSLQAQSLNDHCSVLSSPKSTTLERALSPSLTQEQETRHFIDTWSTNSGRDDIGGIGKKSYVSSSEKLVLPHSALTLSMSSGTGSETNNEGNGSAQLSSFGIMGSSDRDHQSASGLRPQWMTGHGGSWMVSPPGGPLAEALCLGISSNAKTASNLPSPCSSSCGPDVSKNQPL; encoded by the exons ATGCAAGATAACCTGGAATCTTGTAGTGGTAGTAGTAAGAGATCAGTGACGGCGATGTCTTGTGATCATGAACCAGTAGCTCATGAGTTATCATCTTCTCCTTGtagaggtggtggtggtggaggtagGGGGCCACTGTTTTATAGCACAAGCAACCATGTTACTTGTCTTGGTGATATAAACGACGTTGTAGCTTCCGTCTCTGCTTCTGGGACTGGTACTCCTGATGCAATAGCAGAGTCAAAATCGTTGCAGTCCCCCTATTTTACCTCAGATTCTTCTCTTTTTACCTTCAATTCCTCTG GAGAAATGACACCATCTGTGAATGAGAGAGTGCTTTTTACAGCTGCTCAGTGGCAAGAACTTGAAAGACAAACCACGATTTACAAGTACATGATGGCTTCTGTTCCTGTCCCTCCTGAACTACTTATACccatcaccaaaaatcaatcaaatgtcCTTCCTCCACAGTCTAACA TGTTAACAGGTTCACTAGAACTGGGAATTCCTAGCCTGAACTCATCAGATCCAGAACCATGGAGATGCAAAAGAACTGATGGGAAAAAATGGAGGTGTTCAAGAGATGTGGCACCTGACCAGAAATACTGTGAGAGGCACTCTCATAAGAGCCGTCCCCGTTCAAGAAAGCCTGTGGAATTACACACTCATGACTCCCCGAGGACATTGACCAACAATAACACTAACACCAACAATAACAATTACTCCACTAATCCACACCTGTTTAATCAAAAACCTTACTTTCCAAGCCATTTATTTATGCTTTCTAGTGCCATGGCCCCTTCTGCCAGCTCATATGATGATCAGCCCAG GAGCTTGGAATGGCTCTTGAAAGGTGAGATTTTACCCGTTGCCAGTAATTACAGCCAAGAATGGCAGCATTTGAAGAGAGACAGCATCAAGGGTAATGGCAAAGTGTACAACTTTTATAGAGAAGAGCAGGCGCTTTGCTCAAATACATATAGAGGTGGCCATTCATTACAAGCTCAGAGTCTAAATGATCATTGCAGCGTGTTATCAAGTCCCAAATCAACTACTTTGGAGAGGGCTTTAAGTCCTAGCCTGACTCAAGAACAAGAGACAAGGCACTTCATTGATACCTGGTCAACTAATTCAGGGAGAGACGACATTGGTGGGATTGGTAAAAAAAGTTACGTTTCTTCAAGTGAGAAGTTAGTACTGCCACATTCAGCTCTTACATTGTCAATGTCATCTGGCACTGGAAGTGAAACTAATAATGAAGGAAATGGGAGTGCTCAACTGAGTAGTTTTGGGATCATGGGATCATCAGATAGAGATCATCAGAGTGCGAGTGGATTGAGACCTCAGTGGATGACGGGTCATGGTGGTTCATGGATGGTATCACCACCTGGTGGACCATTAGCTGAAGCCTTGTGTCTTGGCATTTCCAGCAATGCAAAAACTGCTTCCAATTTACCATCCCCTTGCAGCAGTAGCTGTGGCCCCGATGTCAGCAAAAACCAACCGCTATAG
- the LOC118033968 gene encoding uncharacterized protein isoform X1 yields MEKEVKSSSKTRLNSIKGGASALGQSKRTGKFKRSKVASVFHLNVENASNWLQRNQSRSTAAANDSEDLSDIDDAEIAGYLLHNEKEMEFKRTLWEMMNKKYLKGKQLKGARKVKKRTPSKKAIKIAGQTENKTRSSSKINYDVLKKLLDDEPEEVPGKVEDNKHSNANYADSQQVDENSIPEGHSSGASEENDEHELDYGEIDAGNNDNYKDMYFENEEDDYHYADDYD; encoded by the exons ATGGAGAAAGAAGTAAAATCTTCTTCCAAGACGCGTCTAAATTCCATAAAAGGTGGAGCCTCAGCATTGGGACAGTCTAAGAGAACTGGGAAGTTTAAAAGAAGTAAAG TAGCTTCTGTTTTCCACCTAAATGTGGAGAATGCCTCTAATTGGTTACAGAGAAATCAATCGAGGAGTACTGCAGCTGCTAATGACTCAGAAGATCTTAGTGACATCGATGATGCTGAG ATTGCTGGATACCTTCTTCACAATGAAAAAGAGATGGAATTCAAAAGAACCCTTTGGGAAATGATGAACAAGAAATATTTGAAG GGGAAACAACTGAAAGGAGCTAGAAAGGTAAAGAAAAGAACACCTTCTAAGAAAGCCATTAAAATTGCTGGCCAGACAGAGAATAAGACG AGATCGAGTTCGAAAATCAACTATGATGTCTTGAAGAAGCTATTGGATGATGAGCCT GAGGAGGTTCCTGGAAAGGTTGAAGACAACAAACACTCTAATGCCAATTATGCTGATTCACAGCAGGTGGACGAGAACTCCATCCCTGAAGGACACAGTTCTGGTGCCAGTGAAGAAAATGACGAGCACGAACTTGATTATGGAGAGATTGATGCCGGCAACAATGACAACTACAAGGATatgtattttgaaaatgaaGAGGATGATTATCACTATGCCGATGATTATGACTGA
- the LOC118033968 gene encoding uncharacterized protein isoform X2 gives MEKEVKSSSKTRLNSIKGGASALGQSKRTGKFKRSKASVFHLNVENASNWLQRNQSRSTAAANDSEDLSDIDDAEIAGYLLHNEKEMEFKRTLWEMMNKKYLKGKQLKGARKVKKRTPSKKAIKIAGQTENKTRSSSKINYDVLKKLLDDEPEEVPGKVEDNKHSNANYADSQQVDENSIPEGHSSGASEENDEHELDYGEIDAGNNDNYKDMYFENEEDDYHYADDYD, from the exons ATGGAGAAAGAAGTAAAATCTTCTTCCAAGACGCGTCTAAATTCCATAAAAGGTGGAGCCTCAGCATTGGGACAGTCTAAGAGAACTGGGAAGTTTAAAAGAAGTAAAG CTTCTGTTTTCCACCTAAATGTGGAGAATGCCTCTAATTGGTTACAGAGAAATCAATCGAGGAGTACTGCAGCTGCTAATGACTCAGAAGATCTTAGTGACATCGATGATGCTGAG ATTGCTGGATACCTTCTTCACAATGAAAAAGAGATGGAATTCAAAAGAACCCTTTGGGAAATGATGAACAAGAAATATTTGAAG GGGAAACAACTGAAAGGAGCTAGAAAGGTAAAGAAAAGAACACCTTCTAAGAAAGCCATTAAAATTGCTGGCCAGACAGAGAATAAGACG AGATCGAGTTCGAAAATCAACTATGATGTCTTGAAGAAGCTATTGGATGATGAGCCT GAGGAGGTTCCTGGAAAGGTTGAAGACAACAAACACTCTAATGCCAATTATGCTGATTCACAGCAGGTGGACGAGAACTCCATCCCTGAAGGACACAGTTCTGGTGCCAGTGAAGAAAATGACGAGCACGAACTTGATTATGGAGAGATTGATGCCGGCAACAATGACAACTACAAGGATatgtattttgaaaatgaaGAGGATGATTATCACTATGCCGATGATTATGACTGA
- the LOC118033961 gene encoding probable LRR receptor-like serine/threonine-protein kinase At1g56140, whose translation MGWSVKLLHSPVFAVYSCCLHLFILLSMFHLSNAQNATTDPSEVSALNSLFEQWDTKAVGLWNLSGEPCSGSAINGTDFEDTANNPAIKCVCTYNNSTTCHITQLRVYALNKRGEIPEVITALTYLTLLKIDQNYFTGPLPAFIENLTALQSLSIAHNAFSGTIPKELGNLKELTLLSIGINNFSGTLPPELGQLVNLEELYVNSCGLGGEIPSTFINLQKMRIFSASDAAFTGNIPDFIGNWTALTSLRFQGNSFEGPIPSSFSDLTSLTSLRISDLSNVSSTLDFIKNLKSLTDLTLRNALISGSIPSDIGEIFQTLDRLDLSFNNLTGQVPSAFFTMSSLQYLFLGNNSLIGTLPNQKSSTLQTIDLSYNYLSGTFPSWVTSNIQLNLVANNFTFDSSNISVLPGLNCLQRNFPCNRNPPLYANFSIKCGGPMMTTADGTVYEAENSSISAASFTVTSTEKWAVSNAGLYADRKDPSYFENNLKQVTGTNTPELYQTSRISPGSLRYYGLGLQNGPYTINLLFAETRFAARSSQTWDSLARRVFDIYIQGNRQLKDFDISMEAGGVDIAITKTFNVTVSENHLEIHLFWAGKGTCCNPVQGYYGPIISALNVVPDFTPNVSGIPSSTRKEKSRTGVIVGVSISVGVVSLILIFAVLYIMMKKDREDEEVLLGMGPRPNTFSYSQLRTATEDFSPSNKLGEGGYGPVYKGVLSDGREVAVKKLSVASNQGTNQFVTEIATISAVQHRNLVKLYGCCIEGNRRLLVYEYLENKSLDKTLFGKDGMHLDWPTRLNICLGTARGLAYLHEESRPRIVHRDVKASNILLDANLFPKISDFGLAILYDDKKTHISTRVAGTIGYLAPEYAMRGHLTEKADVFGFGVVALEILSGRANSDSSLDDERVYLLEWVWKLHESGRSLELMDPSVTEFDENEALRVVGVALLCTQGSPTMRPTMSRVVAMLTGDIEVSAVTSKPSYLTDWDFKDITGTFSTENTQASTSSEANKSKNHNPIDHIPRGDQMHSPLNITELRLSDLIGDGR comes from the exons atgggatgGAGTGTAAAGCTGCTCCATTCTCCAGTCTTCGCTGTCTACTCTTGCTGTCTTCACTTGTTCATCCTTCTTTCAATGTTTCACTTGTCCAACGCTCAAAACGCCACTACTGATCCGTCTGAAG TAAGTGCATTGAACTCATTATTTGAACAATGGGACACAAAAGCTGTGGGATTATGGAACTTAAGTGGAGAGCCATGCAGTGGATCTGCCATTAACGGCACCGATTTTGAAGACACTGCCAACAATCCTGCTATCAAATGTGTCTGTACCTACAATAATAGTACTACATGTCACATTACTCAAct GAGAGTGTATGCTTTGAACAAAAGAGGGGAGATTCCGGAAGTAATTACGGCATTGACGTATCTTACCCTTCT gaaaattgatcaaaattacTTCACCGGTCCATTGCCTGCATTTATCGAAAATTTAACTGCATTGCAGAGTTT GTCAATTGCGCATAATGCGTTTTCTGGGACCATTCCTAAGGAGCTTGGAAATCTTAAGGAGCTAACCTTGCT GTCTATTGGTATAAATAATTTCTCAGGAACACTCCCTCCAGAACTGGGTCAACTTGTCAATCTTGAGGAACT TTATGTGAATAGTTGTGGATTGGGTGGTGAAATTCCCTCAACATTTATTAACCTTCAAAAAATGAGAATCTT TTCGGCTTCAGATGCTGCTTTCACAGGCAACATACCTGACTTTATTGGCAACTGGACAGCGCTGACATCATT GAGATTTCAAGGGAATTCTTTTGAAGGTCCTATACCATCCAGTTTCTCCGACTTGACCTCACTGACCTCTCT GCGAATCAGCGATTTAAGCAATGTGAGCTCTACTCTTGATTTTATCAAGAACTTGAAGAGCTTGACCGACTT GACTCTGAGGAATGCATTGATTAGTGGTAGTATTCCATCTGATATTGGAGAAATATTCCAGACTTTAGATAGACT GGAtttaagtttcaacaatttaacaGGCCAAGTTCCAAGTGCTTTTTTCACTATGAGTTCTcttcaatactt GTTTCTTGGAAACAATAGTCTAATTGGAACCCTTCCTAACCAGAAGAGCAGTACACTTCAGACAAT AGATTTGTCTTATAATTATCTGTCAGGGACTTTTCCTTCATGGGTAACCTCAAATATACAATT GAATTTAGTGGCCAACAACTTCACTTTTGACAGCTCAAATATAAG TGTTCTACCAGGATTGAACTGTCTACAGAGAAATTTCCCATGCAATCGGAATCCTCCACTCT ATGCAAATTTCTCAATCAAGTGTGGTGGTCCAATGATGACAACTGCTGACGGCACAGTTTATGAAGCTGAAAATTCATCTATCAGTGCAGCATCATTCACTGTAACTAGCACTGAGAAATGGGCGGTGAGCAATGCAGGCTTGTACGCTGATAGAAAAGATCctagttattttgaaaataacttaAAACAAGTTACCGGCACCAACACCCCAGAGCTGTACCAGACTTCAAGGATATCTCCTGGTTCCCTTAGGTACTATGGTCTAGGTCTCCAGAATGGGCCTTACACTATAAATCTGTTATTTGCAGAAACTAGATTTGCAGCTCGAAGCTCACAAACCTGGGATAGTTTAGCACGACGTGTTTTTGATATCTATATTCAG GGAAACCGCCAATTGAAGGACTTTGACATATCAATGGAGGCAGGTGGGGTTGACATAGCAATTACAAAGACTTTTAACGTTACTGTGTCAGAAAATCATCTTGAAATTCACCTGTTTTGGGCTGGTAAGGGTACGTGCTGTAACCCTGTACAAGGCTACTATGGACCAATCATTTCAGCCCTCAATGTTGTTCCAG ATTTTACACCAAATGTTAGTGGGATACCATCCAGTACTCGAAAAGAGAAGAGCAGGACGGGGGTGATTGTTGGTGTTTCCATTTCTGTTGGAGTTGTGAGCTTGATCCTGATATTTGCAGTTCTCTACATCATGATGAAAAAAGACAGGGAAGATGAGGAAG TGTTGCTTGGGATGGGCCCTAGACCAAACACTTTTAGTTATTCCCAGTTGAGGACTGCCACCGAAGACTTCAGCCCTTCAAATAAGCTAGGGGAAGGAGGATATGGACCTGTGTACAAG GGTGTGCTTTCTGATGGGAGAGAAGTTGCCGTAAAGAAGCTTTCAGTAGCATCTAACCAAGGAACAAATCAATTTGTGACGGAGATCGCAACCATATCGGCAGTTCAACATCGCAATCTTGTGAAATTGTATGGATGCTGCATTGAAGGAAATAGACGCCTCCTCGTTTATGAATACCTCGAAAACAAAAGTCTTGATAAGACACTCTTTG GAAAAGATGGCATGCATCTTGATTGGCCAACCCGCCTCAATATATGCCTGGGAACTGCTAGAGGGTTAGCTTATCTCCATGAGGAGTCAAGGCCAAGGATTGTACATAGAGATGTCAAGGCCAGTAACATTTTGCTTGATGCAAACCTCTTTCCCAAAATATCAGATTTTGGATTGGCAATACTCTATGATGACAAGAAAACTCACATCAGCACTCGAGTTGCAGGAACCAT AGGCTATTTGGCACCGGAGTATGCAATGCGTGGACATTTGACAGAGAAGGCtgatgtttttggttttggtgtGGTTGCTCTGGAGATCCTAAGTGGGAGAGCAAATTCTGATTCTAGTTTGGATGACGAAAGAGTCTATCTTCTCGAAtgg GTGTGGAAATTGCATGAAAGTGGGCGAAGTTTAGAGTTGATGGATCCAAGTGTAACAGAATTCGATGAAAATGAAGCTCTTCGAGTTGTAGGAGTAGCTCTCTTGTGCACTCAAGGGTCACCAACAATGAGGCCAACAATGTCTAGAGTTGTAGCAATGCTTACTGGAGATATTGAAGTGAGTGCTGTTACATCAAAGCCAAGCTACTTGACTGATTGGGATTTTAAGGATATAACTGGCACCTTTTCGACTGAAAATACTCAAGCATCCACTTCATCTGAGGCTAACAAGAGCAAGAATCATAATCCAATTGATCATATTCCACGAGGTGATCAAATGCACTCTCCATTAAATATCACTGAACTAAGGCTCAGTGACCTGATTGGGGATGGAAGGTGA